A single Myxococcales bacterium DNA region contains:
- the tnpB gene encoding IS66 family insertion sequence element accessory protein TnpB (TnpB, as the term is used for proteins encoded by IS66 family insertion elements, is considered an accessory protein, since TnpC, encoded by a neighboring gene, is a DDE family transposase.): MLSFPATVRVFVAVAPLDMRGSFDALAGAVRGLGLDPVDGHLYLFFNKRRRLAKALWFDGSGWCVLAKRLEAGSFQLPPLDGEKPQVAIDGSAFASLLAGIDFTAARRGWYRRKV; the protein is encoded by the coding sequence GTGCTGAGTTTCCCCGCGACCGTGCGCGTGTTCGTCGCGGTCGCGCCGCTCGACATGCGTGGATCCTTCGATGCGCTCGCCGGCGCCGTCAGGGGTCTCGGGCTCGATCCGGTCGACGGCCATCTGTACCTCTTCTTCAACAAGCGCCGGCGGCTGGCGAAGGCGTTGTGGTTCGACGGCTCGGGTTGGTGCGTGCTCGCCAAGCGACTCGAAGCCGGAAGCTTCCAGCTTCCGCCCCTCGACGGCGAAAAGCCCCAGGTCGCAATCGATGGCTCCGCCTTCGCTTCGCTCCTGGCCGGGATCGACTTCACCGCCGCTCGGCGGGGCTGGTATCGGCGAAAAGTGTAA